Sequence from the Flavobacterium sp. TR2 genome:
TATAATAAATCCTAAAAAAGGAACAATTGCTTGATTTCCTAGTTGGTCACCGCCTCTAGCAAACATACTGTACATGACGTAACCTGGTACAACGCCGCTTGTCACCATATCGGCCAAAGAATCTAATTGTAACCCAAGCGGACTTGAAACTTTAAATAATCTGGCAAAAAAACCATCAAAGAAATCAAAAAAGATTCCTAAGCAAACCATGTAAAAAGCCATTAAAAAATCTCCTTTAGAGACAAAAACAATTGCGACACAGCCGCAGAAAAGATTAATTAATGTAATTAGATTTGGGATATGCTTTTTGATATTCATAGCTTTAAATTTTGATAATGGCAAGGACAAATTTAGCATAATAACTCGATGCAAAACGAGTTTTTTCGAGAGTTTTTTATTTCTAAGTGAGACTTTGGCAATATTTAAGTAAAGGAACTTATTAGATGAGTAAAATATTATATTTTTGATAAAATTTTTAAAACAGGCCTCGATCTGCAAAAACATATACGTTGAAGAAATATTTAGTGTTTTTATTTTTTTGGAGTTGTACTTTTCAGTATGCACAAACCGCTCGAAAGTATTCGAACGAGTTTATGAATATTGGAGTCGATGCCGCTGCTCTTGGAATGGCAAGTGCTGTAACTGCTTCTTCAAATGATGTAAATGCCGTTTATTGGAATCCAGCTGGGTTGACACATCTTGAAGACCATCAGATTGCGCTAATGCACGCCAGCTACTTTGCCAACATTGCCCAATACGACTACATAGGATACGCCAGTCCAATTGATGACAGAAGCGCATGGGGAATTTCGATGATTCGTTTCGGGGTAGACGACATTATGGACACCACGCAATTAATCGATAATCAAGGAAATATAGATTATAATAGAATCAGCTTGTTTTCTACGGCAGATTATGGTTTTACTTTTTCTTATGCCAGAAAACTGCCTGTTGACGGATTTCAATATGGTGTAAACGCAAAAGTAATTCGAAGAATAATTGGAAAATTTGCCAACTCATGGGGTTTTGGGTTTGATATTGGACTTCAGTTTGAGAGAAATGACTGGAAGTTTGGTTTAATGCTTCGCGATATTACCACTACTTACAATGTTTGGAATATCGACGAAGAAGAATATGCTAAAATCGCCAATGCAATTCCGGGAGAAAACAATACTTTGCCAGAAAGCACAGAAATTACATTGCCAAAAGCGCAATTAGGAGTTTCAAAAAGATTCGACTTTCATAATGAATGCAGTCTTGTAACCTCAGCAAATCTAAATATGCGATTCGAGCAGACAAACGATATTATTTCTTCAAAAGCTATAAGTATAGACCCAGCTCTAGGGTTTGAGTTTGGCTATACCGATTTGGTTTTCGTACGAGCTGGAGCAGGAAACTTTCAGAATGTCATGCAATTGGATAATACCGAAAAAGTAAATTTTCAGCCCAATATTGGCTTGGGATTCAGATATAAAGGCATACAAATTGATTATGCTTTGACCGATTTGGGCAACCAAAGCACAGCATTGTATTCTAATATTTTTTCACTAAAAGTAGATTTAGGTATCTTTAGATAGAAACTTTAAAAACATTTAAAATTTTAAACCATGAAAACTGTCATGTTCAAAAAAGCGCTTTTTATTTTATTATTCTTATCCGGTTTTATTGGTTTCAGTCAAAGTTTGGCTTTATCTAAAGATGCTAAAATAAGTATTTTGACTTGCGGTCTTGGAAACGAGACTTATTCTTATTTTGGACATACTGGAATTAGAGTTTTAGATCCAGAAAACAATTTTGACGTTGTTTACAATTATGGAACTTTTGATTTTAGAACTCCAAACTTTGTTTTAAAGTTTGCAAAAGGAGATTTGCAGTATTTTGCAACTGTGCATTCGTATGCCGATTTTTTTAACGAATACACTTATGAGAAAAGAAGCATTTATGAACAGGAACTACTGATTTCTCAAGATTTAAAGCAAAAACTTTTTAATGAGTTAAATGCTGTTTTAGATTCTGATGAGCGTTATTATACTTATAAATTTATTGATAAAAACTGCACTTCGATGGTGGTTGATGTAGTGAACAAAACTTTAGGAGGAAATGTAATTTCAAAAAAAGAAGATGCGGATAAAACCTACCGCTCGATCCTATTTCCTTATTTTGATGGCCATTTTTACGATCAATTGGGTACAAGCATCATTTTCGGAACAAAAGTAGATCAAATGGGAACCAGAATTTTTCTTCCTTTTGAATTGAAAAACAGTTTAGATAAAACGACTTTCCAAAATAAACCTTTGGTGGCTAAAAGCAAAACATTATTAGAATTCACTAAAGAAACTCCAAAATCTTGGTGGAATAACATTTATACTTATCTCTTTATCTTACTTTTTGTAATTTTTGCCAAAAGTAAAACAGTCGATAAAGTCTATTTCCTAGTCCTATCTTTAATTGGAATATTCTTTGTTATTATGGGATTTTACTCGTTTCACCAAGAACTGGCAATGAATTACAATGCACTGCTTTTTAGTCCGCTATTACTGGTTTTGGTTTTGGTTTCAATTTTCAAGAACAAACTATGGACTTATAGATTTTCGCTAATCAACTTTGTGCTTTTAGTGATTTACTTTTTGTTTTTAATCAATAAAGTCCATTTCTTTATCACTTTGCCATTGATCATTACAAGTGGAGTGGTTTTAGTGCGAACAGCAATTCGCAACAAAAAACCAATTCCGATTATAATTTAAAATATTATTGGCCTCTATAAAATAAAACCGTGGTAATGGTTTTGAAAGTAATGCTCAAATCTAGAAATATACTTCTGTGTTTGATGTAATACAGATCGTACTGTAGTTTAACCAAACTTTCGTCGATTGACTCTCCATAAGAATAATTAACCTGTGCCCAGCCTGTAAGCCCTGGTTTAATTACATGGCGTGTTTCATAAAAAGGCATGACGGCAGCAATTTCTTCAACAAAAAAAGGACGCTCAGGTCTTGGCCCAATTACGCCCATATCTCCTTTTAAGACGTTAATAAATTGAGGCAGTTCGTCAATTCTAGACTTGCGCATAAATTTGCCAAATGGAGTAACTCTTTTGTCATTATGAGCAGCGAAAACAGCACCATTTGTTTCTGAATTCTCTGTCATGGTTCTAAACTTATAAATCTTGAAAACTGCTCCATTTTTACCTATTCTTTCTTGAGTGTAAAATAAGCTTCCTTTATTGGCAAATAGATTGCAGAGAAAAATGATCGGAATAAAAACTGCACTAATTAAAAGTCCTAAAACAGAAAATATAACTTCTACAAGGCGCACAAAAAACAAATACAGCTTATTGCTATTACTCCTGCTAAAAGGGAAAAATCGATAAAAATCTCTTTCTATATGGTGAACAGGAATTCGTTGTGTCTTGCTTTCGTAAACTTGCGTATACTCGCGAATAATATTTCCAGATTCTAACAAATGAAGCAATTGCTGATATAGATCTGGAGTAATGCCATCTGTTTTCTGAGAAGCAATAACAATTTCAGAAACATAATGCGTAGAAACGAAATGCTCTAAATCTTCTTTTTTTATTTCATTCACATAATGAAAATCTAAATTTTCATCTGCGATTGAATCGGAGTTGACAAAACCAATAATTTTATAATGCGGATCTACATTTTCGAGTCCTAAAACTAATTCCTCCACTTCACTTTGGTCGCAAATCAAGACAACATTTTGAGAAAACCGGTGAGATGCCAAGAAATAGCAATAAAACAAACGCCATAAAAGCAATGTTATCAGTATTGTAAAATAAAAGATTACAATAACTAATCTTTGTTTTGGCAAAACAGGAGAGAGAACTGGCGTAAACAAATACGCTAAGACGGTAGCTGTAGCGGCAAAAACTACGTTCTGCAGAATTTGAAGATGATTACTTGCTACCTGCAAATTATAAATCTCGAATATTACGCCAAAAGCATAAAGATAGCTGACTAATAAAAGTATACTAAATGAACTATTGACATTAAAAGCGAAATAATGATAATCAAATATCGCGCTTAAGAGATATAAAGCAAATAAAATAAAAACAGCATCGAAAGTAAGGAGCAATATTTTCCTTTCCGATATTTCAAAATGCATTTTCTTTGTTGATGACATTCTTTCAGTTTGTTAGGGGCTTAAACTTGAGGCAAATGTATTATAAAAAACGAATTTAGCTAGTGGTGTTCTCTGTTTTTTCAGGTATTTTTATTTGAACCGAAAGAAGACACAGCGCGTACACAAAAGCAGGGGCTGCAATTCTTAGTGCCGCATGATTTATCGTAAGAAGCCAAAAGAGAAAAAAAGAGAAAAAATATATGTGCTGTCTATTGTTTATATAAAGAGTAAAAGGCACAAAAAGTAAAATAAGAAAGCTAAATATTCCAAACAAACCGTGTTCGCTAAGTAAACGTGAGACCTCACTGTGAGCTGCTACAGCTTGCCCTAATGATTCTTTCCTATTTTCTTTCCCCATTCCTACTCCAATACCCAAAATAGGGTTATCTACAAACAGTTTTAAATCTGTATCAATAACAGCTTCTCTTCCGCCTAATCGATCTTTTTTTTCCCTTCCTTTACCATCTTTATTGGCATATCTTTTTTCGATAAGTCCAGAAGTTTGCAACGATGTGTATGAAAATATCCCAACTCCTAGCGCTCCTACTAATAAAAAAACTAGAGTAATTTTCCTTTTGCCGCGATCATTTGAAAAAGCAAAAAGCAAAAGCAATAAGCAAAGAATCATAACGACTCCAGTTATTATTCCTCCGCGTGAAAATGTAACAATACCTCGATAACTTACAAATGTTAATAAAATAGCATTTAGTATTATTTCTTTTTTTGATTTTGAAAAAAGAATCAGTTGCGAAAAAAAAGCAAACATTCCTAGTCCTAAAATTGTTGATACTTGATTGGGTCCAAATCCACCTGAAGTTTCAAAATTAGACTGAGTTCCCGTCACTACATCTCTTACACTAGGATTGTATAAAAATAAATAAAGAACTGTTGAAACAATTGGCAGACCAATTCCAATTACAACATTTTGCAATTCTGAAAACAACAGCCTTTTTTTGTACATATACATAGACGCAATTGCCAAACAAAATGATCCTGACAAGTTAAAAGCTATAGCTTTTTTAAGGTCAAAGCCAAGATCGTCTACCGAAGCAGCAACTAAGATCCCAGGTATTAATAAAACTAGAAAAACAATATATAAAAACGATCTCATTGAGAAGTTACTATAAAACATCCCAATTATCATAAAAAAAATGACGAGAAATTTCACATATTCGTTACTAAAATTACCTCCAGTCATTCTTAAAAATACCTCAACCCCAACAAGATATGCAGCTACAAAAATCACTTCATTATTTTTATTCTTATTACGAATAACAATAGAAAGCCCTACAATAGGTATTAATAATGCATAAATTTTAGATAAAAGAGGCACAACAAAAATAACCAATCCTATGATTACATGAATCAAGACAAGAAAGATATATGATATTGAATTATTTTTCATTTTGTCGTTTTCTTTAATGAAAGAGC
This genomic interval carries:
- a CDS encoding PorV/PorQ family protein — encoded protein: MNIGVDAAALGMASAVTASSNDVNAVYWNPAGLTHLEDHQIALMHASYFANIAQYDYIGYASPIDDRSAWGISMIRFGVDDIMDTTQLIDNQGNIDYNRISLFSTADYGFTFSYARKLPVDGFQYGVNAKVIRRIIGKFANSWGFGFDIGLQFERNDWKFGLMLRDITTTYNVWNIDEEEYAKIANAIPGENNTLPESTEITLPKAQLGVSKRFDFHNECSLVTSANLNMRFEQTNDIISSKAISIDPALGFEFGYTDLVFVRAGAGNFQNVMQLDNTEKVNFQPNIGLGFRYKGIQIDYALTDLGNQSTALYSNIFSLKVDLGIFR
- a CDS encoding sugar transferase, giving the protein MSSTKKMHFEISERKILLLTFDAVFILFALYLLSAIFDYHYFAFNVNSSFSILLLVSYLYAFGVIFEIYNLQVASNHLQILQNVVFAATATVLAYLFTPVLSPVLPKQRLVIVIFYFTILITLLLWRLFYCYFLASHRFSQNVVLICDQSEVEELVLGLENVDPHYKIIGFVNSDSIADENLDFHYVNEIKKEDLEHFVSTHYVSEIVIASQKTDGITPDLYQQLLHLLESGNIIREYTQVYESKTQRIPVHHIERDFYRFFPFSRSNSNKLYLFFVRLVEVIFSVLGLLISAVFIPIIFLCNLFANKGSLFYTQERIGKNGAVFKIYKFRTMTENSETNGAVFAAHNDKRVTPFGKFMRKSRIDELPQFINVLKGDMGVIGPRPERPFFVEEIAAVMPFYETRHVIKPGLTGWAQVNYSYGESIDESLVKLQYDLYYIKHRSIFLDLSITFKTITTVLFYRGQ
- a CDS encoding DUF4105 domain-containing protein produces the protein MKTVMFKKALFILLFLSGFIGFSQSLALSKDAKISILTCGLGNETYSYFGHTGIRVLDPENNFDVVYNYGTFDFRTPNFVLKFAKGDLQYFATVHSYADFFNEYTYEKRSIYEQELLISQDLKQKLFNELNAVLDSDERYYTYKFIDKNCTSMVVDVVNKTLGGNVISKKEDADKTYRSILFPYFDGHFYDQLGTSIIFGTKVDQMGTRIFLPFELKNSLDKTTFQNKPLVAKSKTLLEFTKETPKSWWNNIYTYLFILLFVIFAKSKTVDKVYFLVLSLIGIFFVIMGFYSFHQELAMNYNALLFSPLLLVLVLVSIFKNKLWTYRFSLINFVLLVIYFLFLINKVHFFITLPLIITSGVVLVRTAIRNKKPIPIII
- a CDS encoding O-antigen ligase family protein, translated to MKNNSISYIFLVLIHVIIGLVIFVVPLLSKIYALLIPIVGLSIVIRNKNKNNEVIFVAAYLVGVEVFLRMTGGNFSNEYVKFLVIFFMIIGMFYSNFSMRSFLYIVFLVLLIPGILVAASVDDLGFDLKKAIAFNLSGSFCLAIASMYMYKKRLLFSELQNVVIGIGLPIVSTVLYLFLYNPSVRDVVTGTQSNFETSGGFGPNQVSTILGLGMFAFFSQLILFSKSKKEIILNAILLTFVSYRGIVTFSRGGIITGVVMILCLLLLLFAFSNDRGKRKITLVFLLVGALGVGIFSYTSLQTSGLIEKRYANKDGKGREKKDRLGGREAVIDTDLKLFVDNPILGIGVGMGKENRKESLGQAVAAHSEVSRLLSEHGLFGIFSFLILLFVPFTLYINNRQHIYFFSFFLFWLLTINHAALRIAAPAFVYALCLLSVQIKIPEKTENTTS